The sequence below is a genomic window from Pectinophora gossypiella chromosome 21, ilPecGoss1.1, whole genome shotgun sequence.
GAATCACTGTGGAGTTAGTAAACTATCAACCCAACACATTATAGGTGGTTAATTGGAACAAACAatcgttataaaatataaagatataagtattgagaaaatattatatacaacgaattattatagtttaatattattaatagtaCAATAGTTGTCAATGGCCTTGTATTTTTCTCTTGAAAATTAGAGGCACAACATGCTGGTGGGGAATTCAATGGGGATAGATTGCAGATTCCGGTAAAAAGAATTTCggttacattataaaataaagggCATTGGAAAAATATATGGTCCAATGAGCCTTCGTCATACCCACATTCGCAGAGTAATGAGTCTCTAATCCGGATTTTAGCCAGATGTAATGGAGAGCAACAAAGGCATCATTTTCTCTACCTAATGCGTCTCAAATAGCGGGCTCGTCAAGCTTTAATATTGTCACACAGTTACAGTGTTGCCGttgaggaaaataaaaagtccCTAGACCTACAGTCAATCGGGGTAACTTTGACAGATctacactttattttttaaattatctcagAAATTTGAGGTCATAGACAAAAAGAGTTTACTTAATCTGTGCTCTTGGACTTGTATTCATACTTTGAAATTattgaatttttaataaaataatcacatGTACCGAAAAATGGCAATATTGTTGTGTGTCAAAGTTACCACCCCCACTTGTGTATAACTTTGATACATATGAAACCAGCCATAGAAATCTGTACATTTTAAAAAAGCTTAACACTAgcttaacaatttaaaaatactgtCAAGCAAATAAAACCATATAGTTGCCATGTTGTCATTTACCTTATGTTTAAATTTAACACTATACAGTGAAACTTAATacttttataaagtttttttaatcATCATTATAAAAGTTTTGGCACATAGCTTAAGAAAGAGGTTTAATGCTTactaaacaaaatacaaaataaatgctTAGAAATAAGACACTAACAAATAAGAGACAAAACTTTCGCCTATGGATTCTTTGTCACTTTCTTCATCCACTTGAGTTCGCGCATATTCAGCAAGTCGCTGTATCGCTTGGCGGTTCAGTGGGCAAATACCAGAAGCCTTGAAACCTGCCGCCATATTGGCTGCAGATTGCTGAGCTCTAGTTGTTTGTCTCCAATTAAGAAGAACAGTTCTCCAATTAGCTTTTAAGGAGCTGAAATAGCCAACACCGAGAGGCTGGAGTATGTGGGTGGAGTTTGGTACAAGgcatataaattttatgttgttGTCCTGGCAGATTTTTAATGTGTTTACGGAGATATGAGAGCTCAAGTTATCACACATCAGtactttctttccttctttttttATCGCTACAGGGAGAAACTGGCTTTTGAACCAGTCGTCAAAGCTTTCTAAGTCTATCCAACCACTTTCGGTCACGGTCATTCGTGAGCTAGGTGGAGCTCCGATAAGCCAGTCCGACCATGTGTGTTTGTCTTTGAATATGAAGTAGGGGGGAATCATTTCCCCGGTAGCATTCCCACAAAAGACGGTTGTGTAACAAGATTTTGTTGAGTTACGAATAACTTCAGGATTACGACATTTGCGTTTGAAAagcagttttttcttttttggatcATCATAGAATCCAGTTTCATCAAAATTATATATGTTATCTGGTGGCACATCCTGCAATTCCATCTCAAGGTTATCAaagaatttgtttattttttcctcATCAACCTGGGCTCGGCTTCGACTAATATTGTGACCTAATATTAACTTTAAATCTTGATGCCTGCTGAGAAACAGCTGACCTCATTCCCATCCAGGACGATTATTTGTAAAAACCTTAACTTTTCTCTTAATTGAGTTTAAGTATCGTTGGATAATAAGGCTAACATCATCCATACTTACAGGAATTCCAGAGTCTGCCAACGCCTTGACATGGtctttaattatattttcttcttccTCAGACAAAGCTGTGGGCCTCCCCACTTTTCCTGTGTGTttactctttattttgtttttaattgtatttattggGATGTTGTATAATTTACTAGCAGCATACGCACTTAGTTCTGCAGACCTAACCTTTTCAAGACATTCTTGTAAAACTGCTGGTGTGTAATTGGATTTTGATCCATACTTGCGGGTACCAGGCACcggaacattattttttctggGCATCGTGACTTGTGCCAActaaaaaataactataaagcAATTCAAGAGTCAAGAGTCCAGAATCTCTTCAAAATACGATATTCCCACATTTGGagtaaatattagaaaaatggGATAAAAAACAATAGCTATTGTTTGTGTATTCGAAATTAGACATATTAATGACTCTATTAAGCATTTTACATACCTTGTGATCAGCAAATTCGTCGAGAAAGTTAAAATTGTATTCACTGTATTGAACCACAACCACGGGCGGTAATTTCAAAATGGCTAAATGACATTATTTTGGTTTGACAACTCACTTTTTTTAAGAGGATCGTTTACGAACTTAGTTACGAACACTAACTTCAAATATCCTGAGGACATAAAATTAATGTTgtccataaaaaaatataaaactaccaTAAGATCCTACTGTCAAAGTTACCCAACGTAATCAAAGTTACCCCGATTAACTGTATACGAAGAAGTCGCTAGATTtcgaaaaatatataattgaaaaatCCGCTAGAAGTCGctaaatatttgaaaatgttcCATATCAAAAATAGAGTATAAATGAAAGCGAATTTGTATCATCAAACGTTTATTAAATCAACATAGACATCAAACCCTTAACATAACAAAAAGAATACTGAAGTATTTGCACAACCACTTCTACAGTACCTACTTTTCATGTCTATAATTGAAATGAACaagttaaatatgtataattatgtgttacttatttataaattttattaaagaaaaatgtttaagTTAAATATGTAGAAAAATTTCGTCATCTACTGCGTCACTTTCGACTTCGACAACTTCTAAAGGCGTTGCATTAGAAGTCGATTGTTTCATTGTTGAAGTGGATGTGGAAGGTGCTGAGGAACTGGATGTCctgaagtacctatttatttttttaatcgttTTTGAAATTTTATTCAGAACATCATCGGGCAAGACATAGTTAACACAATTTCGTTTTAAAATCTTCAACTGATTCCTGATAAGAAGTACGGAGTTTAAAGTGGTTGTAGTTAGTCTATTTCTCAATTTGTTCTTCACAATATTCATTTGACTAAACATCCGTTCCACTTCCGCATTGGAATAAGGCAACGAAAGGACTGTTACGGCTAAATCAGCTAGGTCTCTGAAGCCTGCAGCATCTTTATAATTCAATACAAGAGCCCAAAACTTTGCAGTGTCTGTAGTTATGTCCCATTTCACAAAATTAATACTGTGccattgttttaaaatattttctacttTGTCCTCTTTAAAACCCAATTCCACAGGGAAAAAATTCTAGCCAACAACAAATGCAGTGGCTCCATTGTCCGAATCAAAAATTTActacaaataaaacaacaagCAACAATAACGTCTCCACCACTCCTGGCGAAATACCAAAATTCCTTTTGGCGGCCTTGGTCACTTTCTATGTGTATAGATAATTTATCAAAAGGCGCTAGCACTTTAACCCTAGACTACTAAACTATATTCACGGTTACGTAATAACTAAACATTCGTCGAGCAGACTACGaaataaaaagcatttttttttattattatttattaaacctcTTAAGTTTTGaatatcacaataattatgTGTTACTTATCTACTAAATAGGAACAAAATTACTTAGTGAAACTATTCAATACAGCGACTACATATGTCAACATTATGGGGCCCGCAAATAGCCTGTTTGCATTTAATGCATCGGTGTTTTGTCATTCTTCGGGCTTTGGAAGGACATAGGTAGCAGATTTTACGCACATTAGACACAGAAGGAACAGGGGCTTCTAGATCAGAAGACTCCCCTAAGATATCTTGTATCATGACCTTGATATCACGTCTCAAAGTCACCGTCTGCAACCGCTGCCGTAGCCAGGGCTCCATAAGTTGGTCTCCTAGTTTTATAACGAAGTCACGCCGAGACataggttttttattatttctaacaTTATTAGAAACGTATACAACGTACGCATTGATAATCGATAGATTCAACATGTTATAAAACACGCACAAAGGCCATCTTTGGGTTTTTCTGTTGGTGGAAATGCTGGAGCACATTTGGTCCACGGTATCTACTGCACCCTTTGTACTGTTGTAGAAATGAATCATTTCTGGTTTTCCTGTTTCTTGATTGATGTCAGGTTGATCATGAATTGTAGACAAGATGAAAACAACTTTATTAGATTTGGCTTTGTATGAAACTAATGTCTTATCACCATCGTAACAAAACATCGAAGTACCAATTGCGCGTGACTTAGAATTTTTGAGTTTTTCAGGAATTTCTCGTTTATTACTTCTTAGAGTTCCCACTAATGTCAAATTATAAGGTGCCATCAACAGCTCGTTAGCTAAGGGAACAGACGTGAACCAGTTGTCCATGGTTATGTTTCGATTCGTGCCATGTAATGTAGAcgttatttcttttataaaaaacgcAGCCAACGGTTGTTTTTGAGGATCAGTTCCTTTTCCCAAGTACGGAATGGCATTCACTATATATTTGCTGTTTACATCTGCAGCCATAACAAGTTTTATTCCGTATTTATTAGGCTTGTTTGGAATATACATCCTAAATGAACATCTTCCTCGAAATCCGACCAGCTGTTCGTCTACGGTAATATAGGACCCTGGAGTGTACCATTTCTGAAAGTTAGATATCAATGCTTGCCACAAGTCACGTATAGGTGCAAACCTATCATCTCGCTGTCTTACATTTCTTGTAAGCTTGTCATCAAATCGGAGGCATTTGATAAGAAAATTTAATCGTTCTGCGCTCATACAAGCTTTGAAAATCGTTCCTGATCGATGAGTATTGAAAAGCATGCCAGTTGGTAAATGATTACTTTTCATAGCTGCTGCATTGAACAATAAACCAAGCAAAGCTCTTATTTCTTCCAAATTGGTAGGAGATACAGTAAACGTCTcggttttatacttattttttctaATAAGCATCTCTGCATTAGTAAATGTCACGACTTGTTGCAACATATCTTCGCTTATAAACAGGGAAAATATATCAATTGGTTCAGAAACTTCCCTTGCTCTTTCTTTTGGTCctggtataaaatgtatgatgTTTCTTCTAGAAGTTCGCACAGAAGATGGTTTGGCTGCTGACGaccatttgtgtttatttttaccaTAAAGGAATCTGGAACTTGGCTGAATAACATTCGGATTACGAGGGATATTCTGAGGAGTGGAGCTCATTACATCCTCATCAGTTTCGTCCGAATCAATAACCCGACTTGTCTGTCTTCTGCTTGGGCGAATACTTTCGGAGTTATCAGATTCCTCTGATTCAATAATTTGCGTTCTCTGTCTCTTACTTGGGCAAACGGGTTCGTAATCGGACTCGCTGGAAACTTCAGATTCGCTGCTCGTATTTTTGTGAACTTCCATCTCCACAATATCTTCCGTTTCCGAACTTGAATTGTCTGACTCTCCCTTACTGTCCTCCTCAATATCTTGCTCAAGCCATTGACGTATTTTCTCATCTTGTTTTCTCAAATCCATCTAAAAAACATCGAAAAGTTAATAAATTTTGACTAAAACAGGCAAATTTTTCAGCAATAACAAGGAATTTATAACAATTGGCTAAATaactataaaagtaataaatttaaataaaccttACGTTATCActataaagaattaaaaaataattataaaaaaatacttcattcACTTACCTTTGCCAAACTTACGTAATTACTAAACTTTCGTCGAGCGGACGACGAAATTCCTGTAACTTTCGACCTAATTGTCGTGTGACCTCGGGCGTGTCACGCGATGCACTATTTTGCAAATCAGGAAGCTAGAAAAAGCGGCGGGGGCGGGGGACGCGGAATAATAGGTAAACTTCAATTTCGCGGCATAGCGCGTCGTCGAGCGGACGAATGTTTAGTTATCTAGGGTTAAAGGTGCCATCACCGAGAaatctaatgttttttttttaatcttttacatttttcactaataaatattttttttttctccgtCACCGTGTATTGCAGCCAAAaagttttccttaaaaaagttatGGATAGCAATGTCACTTGTTTTTTTGAATTTCAGATGGTTTGCACCTAATGTACGTTTTCTTGCTCCGTGCAAGAAATCCTTTTTTGATGAAAAGCTAAATAATTAAATGGACTTATGAACTTCCTTTAATCCCTGTATTGCATCTTCAAATATTGATTGAATAGAATCAAAAGATTGGCACACTTTTTGTTTGCAAGAATGTGTGGGGTCTTTTTTTGATTTAGTGCTTTATAAAGTTCTACTAGGAAGGCGCTATGACCCGCACTTCAATATATCATCTgactataaataattatcaggAGGATCACCAAAgtaaaataactatttatagttgctgaaattatattattcacTTTAAAGGACTAACAATTACAATTTTGAAGAAACATTAGTTACACCGAAAATATTACACGGTAATTAAGGTCGGGCACAGTAGCTAGCCCGGTGACGGAACGGGAGAGACTGGCTAGCCGCGGGGCAACGCAAGCGCTGCTACCAAAAATGCTGACATaacaaaattgtattaaatGTGTCGCTACAAATGCATTTCCAATTCAATTTTGTTTCTGTCATAATCTGGTAAACAGGCGTGAGTGCTGGTccggtttatttttttacgttttcaTCAGTTGTGATTGATGCAGAACAAAGGTTTCTGTTAAGGCACCGGaaatttaaagatttattttacctATGAAAACAATATTTCATACCCTCCCAAGCTTCAGTAAGACCTAAGAGTATTTTTTCAAGATAtccaaaaatgttttcttttcgaGGAGActaaagtttgttttttaattgatGCCATCGCTCGTGTTGCTACGATGCAAGCCACACACGGTTTTTCATCTATGTACTTATACCTCAAATTTGATTATACCTTGACATTTCCGAAACCGAAGTGACTTGGATGACCTAACCAACTGCCAGAGTCCATATTCCGACACACAGAAAGCGTCACTAATAGTTAAGTTATAGTTCGGTTTAAAGGAATATCTACGTACAGTGCAGTCTAACGTGTACAGTCCAGATTAGTGGCATGAAGGCTTTGTTGTATTCTCTAGTGACAATGTCCCAAGCTTCAGTTTTTGCACGTAATGAAGCACAATCGATATCTTCGGTATCTTAATTTTTCGCCTAAGAATATCTTTTCAAGATAtccaaaaatgttttcttttcgaGGAGAGTAAAAATGTGCTTCTTAATTGCTGCCATCGTTAGTTTAGCTACGTTGCAAGCCACACACTGTTCTTCATCTACTTATTACCTTATAATTACCTTAAAACTTGTTTGCATctagttttatccaacagggaatgggtggacctagttgtagccggcatgatgaaggctagacctagccttacccgaaaacaatcggctcgtactaggtttaaccaagagtaagtggctacacctagttctaaccggctaaaactaggtgtagccgTACTTCGAGTATTAACCGTAACATATATACAACCAGATTTCGgtacatttgttttatttactgtGGAACACCACTACACTCTGACCGATTCGATACATAAGAAAAGTACTTACTGGAATTTTCATTACCGTATTATTCCAGACGGGAAAAATACAATTAAGTTATTGGGAAAcgggaatttaataatttaaccaaAAATATCACTAACAGACGCTGAATGATGACTAATGACAATGGCATCCCCACAGACTATATCAAACagctattattttaaatacgcatgcaaaggtactaTACTGCCTTCATTATATCAATGGCAAAATCCAAAAATCTAggttcaaaaaatatttattgtaacttCTGGTGGATAAATCTTGATAAGCAAAATTATGTGTCtcctatttaaataagtactttcgaaatagcttAAAAACCACGGgttaaacattttaaatgtaTCAATTGACGCCGTTCAGGTGTTGATCCAGAAAGTGTGGCCCCATAAGCACATCTCCAACAATACCAGCCCAAACATTGATCCTCCATTGATGTTGGAACTACGACTCGGAGGACTGGTGGGGGTTGGTGTGCGTCCAGTAATGTTCATTATGAATATAATCCCCCCTCTTACAAATGACGCTTTATCTGttcacaacactttcgaagtaAAGTCTAGTGATCTTTCCACTTGAGCTTGGTACCATTCGCAGAATGCctcacgaggtaaataatcagcaggaattagctcctGCGTACGTTGTATGTGGTAAGGATACTGGCGATCTAGGTTCATCACTCGCCACACTTGCATGTGGTTCGCAGCCCCTAATGCCAGGGCAGCGTGACGCGTGCTAGTCCTTAGATTGGCTGCAAAATGGTCCAGTATGAAAAATCCGTTCCTCTTACATTTCAGTCAATCTATCTTGCTCTATGAAATCGTTTTAAATTTTCATGACATGTTGACAACATCTTCGCCATTCTTCTATTCCGATTTGTGAAAAAGCTTCCTCCGTTAATGATTTAGTATCACCTGCAGGCCTATTTACTTTTTCTCGACAACTTGCTTCATAATACCATAAGTCATTTCAATGGGATTAATCGTGCAATGATAAGGTGGAAGCCTTAAAACTTCGTGACCGTGCCATTTGAAGATTTCATCTATCTCATATAGGCTTATTCCACTTTTCCCCGTTGGATGATCCCCATTGATGGGGATTAGTGAACTTTTTGTTCACTATTCCCCGTTGACccaaaatttttatttaatggggATAAGTGAACTAAAAAGTTCAATAATCCccattaggtaggtacgttaaaaaaataaaatatatgaatcatgttacatttattaattaaaaatataactttcttatatctaataaaatcacagattgtacaattattaatttaa
It includes:
- the LOC126376804 gene encoding uncharacterized protein LOC126376804, producing MDLRKQDEKIRQWLEQDIEEDSKGESDNSSSETEDIVEMEVHKNTSSESEVSSESDYEPVCPSKRQRTQIIESEESDNSESIRPSRRQTSRVIDSDETDEDVMSSTPQNIPRNPNVIQPSSRFLYGKNKHKWSSAAKPSSVRTSRRNIIHFIPGPKERAREVSEPIDIFSLFISEDMLQQVVTFTNAEMLIRKNKYKTETFTVSPTNLEEIRALLGLLFNAAAMKSNHLPTGMLFNTHRSGTIFKACMSAERLNFLIKCLRFDDKLTRNVRQRDDRFAPIRDLWQALISNFQKWYTPGSYITVDEQLVGFRGRCSFRMYIPNKPNKYGIKLVMAADVNSKYIVNAIPYLGKGTDPQKQPLAAFFIKEITSTLHGTNRNITMDNWFTSVPLANELLMAPYNLTLVGTLRSNKREIPEKLKNSKSRAIGTSMFCYDGDKTLVSYKAKSNKVVFILSTIHDQPDINQETGKPEMIHFYNSTKGAVDTVDQMCSSISTNRKTQRWPLCVFYNMLNLSIINAYVVYVSNNVRNNKKPMSRRDFVIKLGDQLMEPWLRQRLQTVTLRRDIKVMIQDILGESSDLEAPVPSVSNVLQDIQFLSTFHIHFNNETIDF